One genomic region from Homalodisca vitripennis isolate AUS2020 chromosome 6, UT_GWSS_2.1, whole genome shotgun sequence encodes:
- the LOC124364268 gene encoding translationally-controlled tumor protein homolog: MRIYKDLFTGDEMFSDTYKMKLVDEVMYEVYGKLVTRKQGDIQIDGFNPSAEEASEGTDEAVESGVDVVLNHRLCETYAFGDKKSYTAYLKDYMKKLVEKLQESNPDQVDVFKTNMNKVMKDILGRFKDLQFFTGESMDIDGMVALLEYRDIDGDSVPVLMFFKHGLLEEKF, encoded by the exons ATGAGGATCTACAAGGACCTGTTTACTG GTGACGAAATGTTCTCAGATACGTATAAAATGAAGCTCGTAGATGAAGTCATGTATGAAGTCTACGGAAAG CTTGTAACAAGAAAGCAAGGTGACATTCAGATTGATGGGTTCAACCCGTCAGCAGAAGAGGCCTCTGAAGGCACAGATGAAGCAGTTGAATCCGGTGTAGATGTGGTTCTGAACCACAGACTGTGTGAAACCTATGCCTTTGGAGACAAAAAATCCTACACAGCGTATCTGAAGGACTACATGAAGAA attagtagaaaaattacaagaaagcAATCCTGACCAAGTCGACGTCTTCAAGACGAATATGAATAAAGTAATGAAGGATATATTGGGAAGGTTTAAGGACCTACAGTTTTTTACAG GGGAGTCTATGGATATTGACGGCATGGTGGCCTTACTAGAGTATAGGGACATCGATGGAGACAGCGTACCAGTGCTGATGTTTTTCAAGCACGGCCTCCTCGAGGAGAAATTTTAA